In one window of Tubulanus polymorphus chromosome 3, tnTubPoly1.2, whole genome shotgun sequence DNA:
- the LOC141901573 gene encoding uncharacterized protein LOC141901573 yields the protein MSHSARFGSYSLMELEMNKLISVQLVQSNGTQSSYQMELEGLKRCREDLKEFTVKALITDRHTIVLSIILPRKCINFHTVVFRAGYFEQHCTIMKMLVTQKLSPRQEKISTILCSPSPKRVVTQSRKYWWIQLIVMWMIASKT from the exons ATGAGTCATAGTGCTAGATTTGGCAGCTATAGCCTAATGGAActggaaatgaataaattaatttcagtGCAGCTTGTTCAG AGTAATGGAACTCAAAGCAGTTACCAAATGGAACTGGAAGGGCTGAAACGATGCCGTGAAGACCTAAAAGAATTTACTGTGAAAGCACTGATCACTGACCGACATACCATAGTATTGTCAATCATTTTGCCccgaaaatgtataaattttcATACAGTGGTATTCAGAGCAG gatATTTCGAGCAGCACTGCACTATAATGAAAATGCTGGTCACTCAAAAGCTGTCACCCAGACAGGAAAAAATCAGTACAATATTGTGTTCCCCTAGTCCAAAAAGGGTGGTTACTCAATCAAGAAAGTACTGGTGGATTCAACTTATC GTTATGTGGATGATTGCTTCGAAAACCTAA